The following nucleotide sequence is from Streptomyces xiamenensis.
CGGCCGCGCCGTGGCGAGGGCGCCGAGCGGGGCGAGGACGCCGAGGGCCTTGAGCAGGAGGCGCTGGAGCGCCGCCGGGCGCCGCGCGGCCGCAAGGGGACGCGTGAGCGGGACGGTGACCCCATCGACGTGGCCGCGGCGACCGCCGCCGCCCTGGACGGCGCCGTGCTGCACGGGGTGCAGCCCTCGCCGCTGGTCGCCGATCTCAGCAGCCGGGTGTCCACCGGCCGCTCCCGTACCGCCTCCGCCGCCGACAGCGGGGCCGCCGCGCCGCCCGCGCAGCGCGCTGCGAGCGGGGGTGTGCCCGACCTGACCAAGGCCGCCCCCGAGCCGGTGGAGTCGCTGCCGCGGCGCGCCGAACAGCTCCAGCTGGCGGGGGACATCACCTACGCGCTGCCCTCTCTGGACCTGCTGGAGCGCGGCGGCCCCGGACGGACCCGCAGCGCCGCCAACGACGCGGTGGTGGAGTCGCTGACCACGGTGTTCACCGAGTTCAAGGTGGACGCGGCGGTCACCGGTTTCACCCGGGGGCCGACCGTCACCCGGTACGAGGTGGAGCTGGGCCCGGCGGTCAAGGTGGAGAAGATCACCGCCCTGACCAAGAACATCGCGTACGCGGTGGCCAGTCCCGATGTGCGGATCATCAGCCCGATCCCCGGCAAGTCGGCGGTCGGTATCGAGATCCCCAACAGCGACCGGGAGATGGTCAACCTCGGGGACGTGCTGCGCACCGCCGACTCGGTGGGGGACACCCATCCGCTGCTGGTCGGGCTCGGCAAGGATGTCGAGGGCGGCTATGTGGCGGCGAACCTGGCGAAGATGCCGCATCTGCTGGTGGCCGGTGCCACCGGATCCGGCAAGTCCTCGTGCATCAACTGCCTCATCACCTCGATCATGCTGCGCGCCACCCCGGAGGAGGTCCGGCTGGTGCTGGTGGACCCCAAGCGGGTGGAGCTGACGGCGTACGAGGGCATCCCACACCTGATCACCCCGATCATCACCAATCCCAAGCGGGCCGCCGAGGCGCTCCAGTGGGTGGTGCGCGAAATGGACCTGCGCTACGACGACCTGGCCGCGTACGGTTTTCGGCACATCGACGACTTCAACGCGGCGGTGCGGGCGGGCAAGGTCACCGCGCCGCCCGGCAGCGAGCGCGAGCCGGCCCCGTACCCGTATCTGCTGGTGATCGTCGACGAGTTGGCGGATCTGATGATGGTGGCGCCGCGGGACGTGGAGGACGCGATCGTCCGCATCACGCAGCTGGCGCGGGCCGCGGGGATCCATCTGGTGCTCGCCACCCAGCGGCCCAGCGTGGACGTGGTGACCGGGCTGATCAAGGCGAATGTGCCCTCGCGGCTCGCGTTCGCGACGTCCTCGCTCGCCGACAGCCGGGTGATCCTGGACCAGGCGGGCGCGGAGAAGCTGATCGGCAAGGGGGACGGGCTCTTCCTGCCGATGGGCGACAGCAAGGCCACCCGCATGCAGGGCGCCTTCATCACCGAGGCCGAGGTCGCCGCCGTGGTGCGGCACTGCAAGGAGCAGATGGACCCGGTCTTCCGGGACGACGTCACGGTCGGCGGCGGCGGGCGCAAGAAGGAGATCGACGAGGAGATCGGTGACGATCTGGATCTGCTGTGCCAGGCGGCCGAGCTGGTGGTGACCACCCAGTTCGGTTCGACGTCGATGCTCCAGCGCAAGCTGCGGGTGGGCTTCGCCAAGGCCGGGCGGCTGATGGACCTGATGGAGTCGCGGGGCGTGGTGGGGCCGAGCGAGGGATCCAAGGCGCGGGACGTGCTGGTGAAGCCGGACGAACTGCCGGGGGTGCTGGCGGTGATCCGGGGTGAACCTCACCCGTAAGGCGTAATCCGGTGCGCCGTGTGCGGCCGGGAGGGGGCGTGGGCGGGACCATTCGGTTGGCGGACAAAGTTCACCGGCCCGCTTGCCCGTTCCTTCGGCGTCCCCCCTAGACTTGTCCGCACAGCACGCGGTATCACGCTCGAAAGGCCCGCCCGTGTCCAACGGCAATTCCCCCGCCAAGGACCGGCCTTCCGTCGGTCGCACCCTTCAGCAGGCCCGGATCTATGCGCGCCTGACCGTGGATGAGGTCAGTTCCGCCACTCGGGTACGGGCTCCGATCATTCATGCCATCGAGGCGGACGATTTCTCCCGCTGCGGCGGTGACGTCTACGCGCGCGGGCACATCCGGATGGTCGCGCGCGCGGTCGGGCTCGACCCGGCCGAGGTGATCGAGCTGTACGCGGATCAGGAGGGCGCCGCGCCGCCGCCGTCGCCCGCCGCGCCCGTCTTCGAGGCGGAGCGCATCCGGCCCGAGCCCCGGCGCCCCAACTGGACGGCCGCGATGGTCGCCGCGATCGTCGCGGTGATCGCCTTCGTGGGCTTCAGCTTCCTGTCCGGCGGCGGCACCCCGGCCGGTTCGGTGGCCAAGGACAGCCCTTCGCCCTCACCCACCGCCGAGGGCGGCCCGGAGGGTGCGGACAAGGAGAGCGAGCCGCTGCCGCCCGCCGACCCGGAGCCCGACCCGTCGGACGAGGCGGTGGCCGGGGTGCCGGCCGACAAGGTCACGGTGATGGCCACGGTGGAGGGCGGATCGAGCTGGATCTCCGCCAAGGACAGCAGTGGCCGACTTCTGTTCGAAGGGGTGCTGAGCGACGGCGACTCCCAGACCTTCGTGGACGACGAGCAGATCGACCTGGTGCTGGGCAACGCCGGCGCGGTGCAGCTGCATGTCAACGGGAAGCCCCTGGACAGCGTGGGCGACTCGGGTCAGGTGCAGCGGCTGACGTACACCAAGGGCGACCCCGAGGAAGGCTGAGCGGCGCCCGGCGGAGCCGCCGCACGGTCGCACGACCGTGCGTGCGGGCTCTGTTGCCGGGCCGGGGGCGGGCGGGTCGGTGGGGACGAAGTAGGCTGAGCCCATGTCCGATCGCCGTACCGTTGCCCTGGTCACCCTTGGATGCGCCCGTAATGAGGTGGATTCGGAAGAGCTGGCGGGGCGGCTGGCCGCAGACGGCTGGGATCTGGTCGACGACGCGGCGGACGCCGACGTCGCCGTGGTCAACACCTGCGGCTTCGTCGAGGCCGCCAAGAAGGACTCGGTCGACGCGCTGCTGGAGGCCGGCGACCTGAAGGCGGCGGCCGGCCAGGGCCGGGGCCGCACCCAGGCGGTGGTGGCGGTCGGCTGTATGGCCGAGCGGTACGGCAAGGAACTGGCCGAGGCCCTGCCGGAGGCGGACGGCGTGCTCGGCTTCGACGACTACGCGGACATCTCCGAGCGGCTCGGCAGCATCCTGTCCGGCGGCGGCCACGTGCCGCACACCCCGCGCGACCGGCGCAAGCTGCTGCCGATCAGCCCCGTGGAGCGGCAGGGCGCCGAGGTGGCGCTGCCCGGGCACGGGGAGAGCGTCCCGGCGGACCTGCCGGCCGGTCTGGCGCCGGCCTCCGGGCCGCGGGCGCCGCTGCGGCGCCGGCTGGGCGACGGTCCGGTGGCGTCGGTGAAGCTGGCCTCCGGCTGCGACCGGCGCTGCTCGTTCTGCGCGATCCCGTCCTTCCGGGGCTCATTCATCTCCCGGCGGCCCTCCGACGTGCTGGGAGAGGCGCGCTGGCTGGCCGAGCAGGGCGTCAAGGAGATCATGCTGGTCTCCGAGAACAACACCTCCTACGGCAAGGACCTCGGCGACATCCGGCTGCTGGAGACCCTGCTGCCCGAACTCGCCGCCGTGGACGGCCTGGAGCGGATCCGGGTCAGCTACCTGCAGCCCGCCGAGATGCGCCCCGGACTGATCGACGTGCTGACCGGCACCGAGAAGGTCGCCCCCTACTTCGATCTCTCCTTCCAGCACTCGGCGCCCGCGGTGCTGCGTGCCATGCGGCGGTTCGGGGACACCGACCGCTTCCTCGAACTGCTCGCCACTATCCGGGGAAAGGCGCCGCTGGCCGGGGTGCGCTCCAACTTCATCGTCGGTTTCCCCGGTGAGACCGAGGCCGACGTGGCGGAACTGGAGCGCTTCCTGATCGGGGCCGACTTGGACGCGATCGGTGTCTTCGGATACTCGGACGAGGACGGCACCGAGGCGGCCTCCTACGAGCGGAAGAACGCTTCGGAGGTGATCGCCGAGCGGCTGGACCGGATCACCCAGCTGGCGGAACAGCTGACCGCGCAGCGCGCCGAGGACCGGATCGGTGAGCCGGCCCGGGTACTGATCGAGTCCGTCGCGGCCGAGGACGGCGCCGAGGACGGGGTCGTCGCGGTGGGCCGCGCCGCCCACCAGGCGCCCGAGACCGACGGCCAGATGCTGATCACCGGCTCCCCGGACGCCCCGGTGCCGGGCGTCGGGGAGTTCATCGACACCGAGATCACCGGCGCCGAGGGAGTGGACCTGTTCGCCGCACCGCGCCCGGCCACCGTCCCCGTACCCGCCGGGGCCGACAGATGAGCGATGTGCCGGCCGCGGCGGCCGGGAAGGGACGGCCGGCCGGCGGGCGGGCCGCGGCGACGGCGGCCGGGCCTGGACTGTGGAACATCGCCAATGTGCTGACCATGATCCGGCTGCTGCTGGTGCCCGGCTTCGTGCTGCTGATGCTCGCCGACGGGGGCCACGACCCGGTCTGGCGGGCCTGGGCGTGGGCCGCGTTCACCATCGCCATGATCACCGACCTCTTCGACGGGGAGCTGGCCAGGCGCTACAACCTGGTCACCGACTTCGGCAAGATCGCCGACCCCATCGCGGACAAGGCGATCATGGGCGCCGCGCTGATCTGTCTGTCGCTGCTGGCCGAGCTGCCCTGGTGGGTGACCGCGGTGATCCTCGCCCGTGAGCTGGGCATCACCGCACTGCGCTTCTGGGTCATCCGGCACGGGGTGATCCCGGCCAGCCGGGGCGGCAAGGCGAAGACCCTCGCCCAGGGCGTCGCGGTCGGCATGTACATCCTGGTGCTGCCCGGACTGCTGGCCACCGCCCGCTGGTGGGTGATGGCGGCGGCGGTGGTGCTCACGGTGGGCACCGCTCTCGACTACATACGGCAGGCGATCGTGCTGCGCCGGGCCGGACTGGCGCGCGAGCGCGGTGGGCGGCGTACGGCGGAGCGGGAGGAGAGCGAACGGTGAGTGACGGCGGCACGGCGGGGAACCCCGCGGCCCAGGTACTGACCCTGCTGGCCGGGCGCGGACAGACTCTCGCGGTGGCCGAATCCCTCACCGGCGGTCTGGTGGCCGCGGCGCTCACGGACATCCCCGGGGCCTCGCGGGTCTTCCGGGGCTCGGTCACCGCGTACGCCACCGATGTGAAGCGCGGGACGCTCGGCGTGGACGCCGCGCTCCTCGCGGAGCGCGGCGCGGTCGACGCCGAGGTCGCCAGACAGCTGGCCACCGGGGTGCGCGAGCGGCTCGGCGCCGACTGGGGCGTGGCCACCACCGGGGTGGCCGGTCCTGACCCGCAGGACGGTCAGCCGGTGGGCACCGTCTACGTAGCGGTTTCGCCCCCCGGATCCGGGGGAGTCGTCGCTCAGCGGATTCAGCTCAGTGGGGACCGGGCCGCGATCCGGGCCGGGAGCGTACGGGCGGTGCTCGCTCTGCTGCGCGAAGAACTCGTCCAAACCGCCCGAGCGGCGGGTCGAAACACGGAACAGAACGGAGAGGATGGATGTTTGCAGCCCTGAGTGAACAAGACATCGCTCCCCGCACGGGTGGAGTCCGAGGCGGTACGGTGGGGCATGAAGCAAGCGAGGCCAACGGTCCGAGGAGGGAGCCACCGATGATCCTGCTCCGTCGCCTACTGGGTGACGTGCTGCGTCGGCAGCGCCAACGACAGGGCCGCACTCTGCGCGAAGTGTCCTCGTCAGCCCGGGTCTCGCTCGGTTACCTCTCCGAGGTGGAGCGCGGGCAGAAGGAAGCGTCCTCGGAGCTGCTGGCTGCCATCTGCGACGCTCTTGAGCTGCGGATGTCGGAACTGATGCGCGAGGTCAGCGATGAGCTGGCACTCGCCGAGCTGGCCGCGTCCGCGGCGAGCGACGCGGTGCCGGCCCCGATGCGCCCGATGCTCAACCCGGTCCGCGTGACCTCGGTCACGCACCGTCCGGACGAGCATGTGACGATCAAGGCGCCGGCCGAGGCCGTGGACGTCGTAGCGGCCTGAGCACACAGGCACCACACCGCCGGGGAGAGCCGTCAGGGCCCTTCCCGGTCGGTCTTTCCGGAGCACGCCTGTGGCCGGCTCAACCGCGCAGCCGCAATCCGCGCGGGGTGGCGTGGAAGCCCGCCTCCTCCAGCAGCCGCACCCAGGTGGGGTCCGACAGCACGGCCGTGCCGTTGACCCGTTCCACCGTGATGGTGCCCAGCGCGCCGTGCCCGGCCGCCGCAGCCAGCGCCCCGGCCGCCGCCCGCAGGGCCTCCGTATCGTCCGCGTCCCGCCAGGCGAGCAGGGAGCGGCCGCCGCGCTCCAGGTAGCACACCAGGGCGCCGTCGACGAGGACGACCAGGGCGCCCGCCTTGCGGCCCGGCTTGTGGCCGGCGTCCTGCGGGGGCTCAGGCCACGGCAGCGCGGCGCCGTAGGCGTTGGCAGGGTCGGCCGCGGCCAGCACCACCGCCTTGCCCGCCGTACCGGGGCCCGGGTGTTCCCCGGAGGTGGCGATCGCCCGCAGCCGGTCCACCGCCCCCTCCATCGCGAACTGGGCGGCGCCCAGTCCCTCCACCACGTAGCCGCGCCGCGCCTGCCCGCTCTCCTCGAACACCGACAGCACCCGGTAGGCGGCCGCGAAGCCGCCCGTCACCCCTTCGGCGGACACCGCGCCCCGGGTCACCACCCCGTGCCGGTCGAGCAGCGTACGGGCCAGGGCGTGCGCGCGGACCGTCGGATCGCTCTCCCGGGGCGGCAGCAGCGACCAGCGGCCCGCCACGGTGGGTGGTCCGCCACGGGAGGCCGGCGGTCTGCGGCCGGGGCCGGCCGCCACCGCCAGGGAGCCGTACCGGCCACGCGGGGTGCTGCGCCGGGCCCGGTGGGCGGTGGATCCCGCCGTGCGCCCCGAACCCAGCAGTGACCGCAGCGGGGCCAGCGAGTCATTGGTCAGCCGCCCGGACCAGGCCAGCTCCCACACGGCCTCGGCCAGCGCGGGTTCCGGTGTGTCGGGCCACTGCTGGTGGACCCGGTCGGCGATCTGCCGGAAGAACAGCCCGTAGCCGCCCTCCAGGGCCGACAGCACCGCCTGGTGAACCGGGGTCAGCTCCAGCGGGTGCGCGGGAGGCAGCAGCAGCGGGGCGCTGTCGGCCGGGTACAGCGCCACCCAGCCGTCCTTGCCGGGCAGCGCCCCGGCGCCCGCCCAGACCACCTCGCCGGAGGTGGTCAGCTCGTCGAGCAGCTGCGGGCCGTACCCGGGTACCCGGGAGGGCAGTACCAGCCGTTCCAGGGCGGAGGCCGGCACCGGCGCGCCCTGCAGCTGTTCCACGGCGCGCAGCAGTCCGTCGATGCCGCGCAGTCCGCCCCCGCCGCCCGACGGGTCGCCGACGTGCTGCCAGCGCGGCAGGAAGGCGGCCAGCGCGGTCGGCGGCACGGGCTCCAGCTCCTGGCGCAGCACGGCCAGCGAGCGGCGCCGCAGCCGGCGCAGCACCGTCGCGTCGCACCACTCCTGGCCCCGCCCCTGGGGGTGGAACTCGCCCTGGACCAGCCGCCCCTCGGCCGCCAGCCGGTGCAGGGCGCCGTCGGCTACGGCGGTGCCCAGCCCGAACCGTTCGGCGGCGTGCGCGGAGGTGAAGGGGCCGTGGGTACGGGCGTGGCGGGCCAGCAGGTCACCCAGCGGATCGCGCACCGGATCGGTGAACGCCTCGGGCACCCCCACCGGGAGGGCCGCACCCAGGGCGTCCCGCAGCCGTCCGGCGTCCTCGACGGCCGCCCAGTGCTCCCGGCCGCCGATGCGTACTCGCAGGGCGCGGCGGGCGTGCTCCAACTGCTCGGCCCAGTGCGGTTCCGCGCCGCGTTCGGTCAGCTCGGCGTCGGTCAGCGGGCCCAGGACGCGCAGCGCGTCGGCGACGGCCTCGGCGTCCTTCAGCCGCCGTTCCGGGGTCAGCCAGCGCAGTTCGCGCTCCAGCTCCTCCAGGACGCCGGGGTCGATCAGCTCGCGCAGCTCCGCCTTGCCGAGCAGTTCGGACAGCAGCCGGGAGTCCAGCGAGAGGGCGGCGGCGCGGCGTTCGGCCAGCGGCGAGTCGCCCTCGTACAGGTACTGCGCCACGTACCCGAACAGCAGGGAGCGGGCGAAGGGCGAGGGTTCGCGGGTGGTGACCTCCACCAGGCGGACCCGGCGGCCGGCGATGTCGCGCATCAGCTCGGCGAGCCCCGGCACGTCGAAGACATCCTGCAGGCATTCGCGCACGGCTTCCAGGACGATCGGGAACGAGCCGAACTCGCTGGCGACCGAGAGCAGATGGGCGGCGCGCTGGCGCTGCTGCCA
It contains:
- a CDS encoding helix-turn-helix domain-containing protein; amino-acid sequence: MSNGNSPAKDRPSVGRTLQQARIYARLTVDEVSSATRVRAPIIHAIEADDFSRCGGDVYARGHIRMVARAVGLDPAEVIELYADQEGAAPPPSPAAPVFEAERIRPEPRRPNWTAAMVAAIVAVIAFVGFSFLSGGGTPAGSVAKDSPSPSPTAEGGPEGADKESEPLPPADPEPDPSDEAVAGVPADKVTVMATVEGGSSWISAKDSSGRLLFEGVLSDGDSQTFVDDEQIDLVLGNAGAVQLHVNGKPLDSVGDSGQVQRLTYTKGDPEEG
- the rimO gene encoding 30S ribosomal protein S12 methylthiotransferase RimO, which codes for MSDRRTVALVTLGCARNEVDSEELAGRLAADGWDLVDDAADADVAVVNTCGFVEAAKKDSVDALLEAGDLKAAAGQGRGRTQAVVAVGCMAERYGKELAEALPEADGVLGFDDYADISERLGSILSGGGHVPHTPRDRRKLLPISPVERQGAEVALPGHGESVPADLPAGLAPASGPRAPLRRRLGDGPVASVKLASGCDRRCSFCAIPSFRGSFISRRPSDVLGEARWLAEQGVKEIMLVSENNTSYGKDLGDIRLLETLLPELAAVDGLERIRVSYLQPAEMRPGLIDVLTGTEKVAPYFDLSFQHSAPAVLRAMRRFGDTDRFLELLATIRGKAPLAGVRSNFIVGFPGETEADVAELERFLIGADLDAIGVFGYSDEDGTEAASYERKNASEVIAERLDRITQLAEQLTAQRAEDRIGEPARVLIESVAAEDGAEDGVVAVGRAAHQAPETDGQMLITGSPDAPVPGVGEFIDTEITGAEGVDLFAAPRPATVPVPAGADR
- a CDS encoding DNA translocase FtsK translates to MASGTSGRSSHSAGAGRSGGGARKTAPARRAPAKKTAARKPPAKKKAAPKRNIVVRVARRLWLGVAHSVGAMMRGIRSGTKGLDPDLRQDGLALLLLGLALIVMAGTWANLQGPVGDLITLVITGALGRLDLVFPLLLGFMAVRLFAHPEKREANGRIVVGLTALVIGVLGLVHVATGAPGRSDGAQALRDAGGYIGWAASRPLILTLGEMLAVALLVLLTVFGLLVVTATPVNAIPRRVRQAAVRLRVYAEEDDGDPYASDTPYGGTERPVRPRRPRRGEGAERGEDAEGLEQEALERRRAPRGRKGTRERDGDPIDVAAATAAALDGAVLHGVQPSPLVADLSSRVSTGRSRTASAADSGAAAPPAQRAASGGVPDLTKAAPEPVESLPRRAEQLQLAGDITYALPSLDLLERGGPGRTRSAANDAVVESLTTVFTEFKVDAAVTGFTRGPTVTRYEVELGPAVKVEKITALTKNIAYAVASPDVRIISPIPGKSAVGIEIPNSDREMVNLGDVLRTADSVGDTHPLLVGLGKDVEGGYVAANLAKMPHLLVAGATGSGKSSCINCLITSIMLRATPEEVRLVLVDPKRVELTAYEGIPHLITPIITNPKRAAEALQWVVREMDLRYDDLAAYGFRHIDDFNAAVRAGKVTAPPGSEREPAPYPYLLVIVDELADLMMVAPRDVEDAIVRITQLARAAGIHLVLATQRPSVDVVTGLIKANVPSRLAFATSSLADSRVILDQAGAEKLIGKGDGLFLPMGDSKATRMQGAFITEAEVAAVVRHCKEQMDPVFRDDVTVGGGGRKKEIDEEIGDDLDLLCQAAELVVTTQFGSTSMLQRKLRVGFAKAGRLMDLMESRGVVGPSEGSKARDVLVKPDELPGVLAVIRGEPHP
- the pgsA gene encoding CDP-diacylglycerol--glycerol-3-phosphate 3-phosphatidyltransferase — its product is MSDVPAAAAGKGRPAGGRAAATAAGPGLWNIANVLTMIRLLLVPGFVLLMLADGGHDPVWRAWAWAAFTIAMITDLFDGELARRYNLVTDFGKIADPIADKAIMGAALICLSLLAELPWWVTAVILARELGITALRFWVIRHGVIPASRGGKAKTLAQGVAVGMYILVLPGLLATARWWVMAAAVVLTVGTALDYIRQAIVLRRAGLARERGGRRTAEREESER
- a CDS encoding helix-turn-helix domain-containing protein — protein: MILLRRLLGDVLRRQRQRQGRTLREVSSSARVSLGYLSEVERGQKEASSELLAAICDALELRMSELMREVSDELALAELAASAASDAVPAPMRPMLNPVRVTSVTHRPDEHVTIKAPAEAVDVVAA
- a CDS encoding CinA family protein codes for the protein MSDGGTAGNPAAQVLTLLAGRGQTLAVAESLTGGLVAAALTDIPGASRVFRGSVTAYATDVKRGTLGVDAALLAERGAVDAEVARQLATGVRERLGADWGVATTGVAGPDPQDGQPVGTVYVAVSPPGSGGVVAQRIQLSGDRAAIRAGSVRAVLALLREELVQTARAAGRNTEQNGEDGCLQP